In Nocardioides dokdonensis FR1436, the following are encoded in one genomic region:
- a CDS encoding class I SAM-dependent methyltransferase has product MSEPLLDGLDRLRPHLLDPDTLVRAVASGRQRSRAPQWRRVELRYVDLKAGRHLQVTSYDEQQAHTANHAVGTAAGAAVDALLGDAFGNWHVETTTQSHQLRVTKKGEALVHTSDRARPVEVTRGHDRDKERLLPEDDPLFRELGLTDAQGRLKPSRQAKYRQVEEFLRLLDTTVVEAVEKGHLRRPTEAEPLRVVDLGCGNAYLTFAAQRFLSHVRGLPVAMTGVDVKEQSREHNSAVATRLGADARFVVGTITDAVVDPAPEVVLALHACDTATDEALARAVAWQAPVVLAAPCCHHDVAAQLRRVPAPSPYAALTRHGILRERFADTLTDALRASLMRLEGYKVDVVQFVESQHTPRNTLLRATRTGAPARGGAQRSEYEDLVGTWSLTPRLAVLLEQQDAGA; this is encoded by the coding sequence ATGAGCGAGCCCCTGCTCGACGGTCTCGACCGCCTGCGCCCCCACCTGCTGGATCCCGACACGCTCGTGCGGGCGGTGGCCTCGGGGCGGCAGAGGAGCCGCGCCCCGCAGTGGCGGCGCGTGGAGCTGCGCTACGTGGACCTGAAGGCCGGTCGCCACCTGCAGGTGACGTCGTACGACGAGCAGCAGGCGCACACCGCGAACCACGCCGTCGGCACCGCGGCCGGGGCGGCCGTGGACGCGCTGCTCGGCGACGCGTTCGGCAACTGGCACGTCGAGACCACCACCCAGAGCCACCAGCTGCGGGTGACCAAGAAGGGCGAGGCGCTGGTGCACACCAGCGACCGGGCCCGGCCGGTCGAGGTCACCCGAGGCCACGACCGCGACAAGGAGCGGCTGCTCCCAGAGGACGACCCGCTGTTCCGCGAGCTCGGCCTCACCGATGCGCAGGGCCGGCTCAAGCCGAGCCGGCAGGCGAAGTACCGCCAGGTCGAGGAGTTCCTCCGGCTGCTCGACACCACCGTGGTGGAGGCCGTCGAGAAGGGGCACCTGCGCCGACCCACCGAGGCCGAGCCGCTGCGCGTGGTCGACCTGGGCTGCGGCAACGCCTACCTCACCTTCGCCGCCCAACGGTTCCTCAGCCACGTGCGCGGGCTGCCGGTCGCGATGACCGGGGTCGACGTCAAGGAGCAGTCGCGTGAGCACAACAGCGCGGTGGCGACCCGGCTCGGCGCCGACGCCCGCTTCGTCGTCGGCACCATCACCGACGCCGTCGTGGACCCCGCCCCCGAGGTTGTGCTCGCCCTGCACGCCTGCGACACCGCCACCGACGAGGCGCTCGCCCGAGCCGTCGCCTGGCAGGCGCCGGTCGTGCTCGCGGCGCCCTGCTGCCACCACGACGTCGCCGCCCAGCTGCGCCGGGTGCCCGCGCCGTCGCCGTACGCCGCACTGACCCGGCACGGCATCCTGCGCGAGCGCTTCGCCGACACCCTCACCGACGCGCTGCGGGCCTCGCTGATGCGGCTGGAGGGCTACAAGGTCGACGTCGTGCAGTTCGTCGAGAGCCAGCACACCCCGCGCAACACGCTCCTGCGCGCCACCCGCACCGGGGCGCCGGCGCGCGGCGGCGCACAGCGCAGCGAGTACGAGGACCTGGTCGGCACCTGGTCGCTCACCCCCCGACTGGCGGTGCTCCTGGAGCAGCAGGATGCGGGTGCCTGA
- a CDS encoding FAD-binding and (Fe-S)-binding domain-containing protein, translating to MSQTLSSPPGSADGAGGPGGDDVVAELRRRGVADVDDSTLARALYSTDASLYRVPPRVVVRPRHRDELLAVLDASRATGVPVTMRGAGTSIAGNAVGPGIVVDTARHLDRVLSIDAEAGTAVVEPGTVHATLQRAALAQGLRFGPDPSTHPRCTIGGMIGNNACGSRALGYGRTADNVVGLDVAFGTGEVWTGGGPSAVADALAAITDASLSHVRTEFGRFTRQVSGYSFEHLLPENGRRLERFLAGSEGTLGVVLGATVRLVPDEPVRQMLVLGYPSMVEAADAVPAILAAARTPGGPDAHGSPSGSPLVACEGLDARIVDLVRARGSVPDLPRGGGWLFVELTDPGLVTPVLAAADALEHRLVTDARESAALWRIREDGAGLAARSLDRQALSGWEDAAVPPERLGAWLRDFDELLVGHDLQGVPYGHFGDGCVHVRIDFDFSDRDSDPDAGRRRFRDFLTACAHKLREHGGSLSGEHGDGRARSELLSVMYDEESLRLFGAAKAVCDPDDLLNPGVLVDPDPFDAHLRPARPRHEPRTVLRLLHDEGSLGAAVHRCTGVGKCVAPQTAASTGVMCPSWQATRDEKDSTRGRARVLQEALDGELVQGLGDPAVAEALDLCLACKGCASDCPTGVDMATYKAEALHQRHDGEGATERRPRSHLTLGRLPMWARLAAPLAPVLNRSLRLRPLARLAKATAGIDQRRSIPGFAPRTLRRDAATARLRDVSAADAPDVWVWADSFTDHFLPGSGRAAIEVLEAAGLRVRVIDEQACCGLTWITTGQLTRAREIAARTAATLAAYVATGTPVVGLEPSCLATLRSDLVELSDDPRAQQVADGVLTFAELATRLDLPLPDLAGVEIVAQPHCHQHAVLGWDVDQALLERAGARVTRVAGCCGLAGNFGMEKGHYDVSVAVAETHLLPAVRAQPDAVVLADGMSCRVQLDDLAGVPTMHLAELWASRLGR from the coding sequence GTGAGCCAGACCCTGAGCAGCCCCCCAGGCAGCGCGGACGGCGCCGGCGGTCCCGGCGGCGACGACGTCGTCGCGGAGCTGCGCCGGCGGGGCGTGGCGGATGTCGACGACTCGACCCTGGCCCGCGCGCTGTACTCCACCGACGCCTCGCTCTACCGCGTGCCGCCCCGCGTCGTCGTACGCCCGCGCCACCGCGACGAGCTGCTCGCCGTGCTCGACGCGTCGCGGGCGACCGGGGTGCCGGTGACGATGCGTGGTGCGGGCACCTCGATCGCCGGCAACGCGGTCGGGCCCGGCATCGTCGTCGACACCGCGCGCCACCTCGACCGGGTGCTGTCCATCGACGCCGAGGCCGGCACCGCGGTCGTCGAACCGGGCACGGTGCACGCCACCCTGCAGCGCGCCGCGCTCGCCCAGGGGCTGCGCTTCGGCCCGGACCCCTCGACGCACCCGCGCTGCACCATCGGCGGGATGATCGGCAACAACGCCTGCGGCTCCCGGGCGCTGGGCTACGGGCGCACCGCCGACAACGTGGTGGGCCTCGACGTGGCCTTCGGCACCGGCGAGGTGTGGACCGGTGGCGGTCCGTCCGCGGTCGCGGACGCCCTGGCTGCCATCACCGACGCCTCGCTCTCGCACGTGCGCACCGAGTTCGGCCGCTTCACCCGCCAGGTCAGCGGCTACTCCTTCGAGCACCTGCTGCCCGAGAACGGGCGACGCCTCGAGCGCTTCCTGGCCGGCTCCGAGGGCACCCTCGGGGTCGTGCTCGGCGCCACCGTGCGCCTGGTGCCCGACGAGCCGGTGCGCCAGATGCTGGTCCTCGGCTACCCCTCCATGGTCGAGGCCGCCGACGCGGTGCCGGCCATCCTGGCCGCGGCCCGCACGCCCGGGGGCCCCGACGCGCACGGCAGCCCGAGCGGCTCGCCGCTGGTGGCGTGCGAGGGTCTCGACGCGCGCATCGTCGACCTCGTGCGCGCCCGCGGCAGCGTGCCCGACCTGCCCCGCGGCGGTGGCTGGCTCTTCGTCGAGCTCACCGACCCCGGGCTGGTCACCCCGGTGCTGGCGGCGGCCGACGCCCTCGAGCACCGCCTGGTCACCGACGCCCGCGAGTCCGCCGCCCTGTGGCGGATCCGTGAGGACGGCGCCGGCCTCGCCGCGCGCAGCCTCGACCGCCAGGCGCTCTCGGGGTGGGAGGACGCCGCGGTGCCCCCCGAGCGTCTCGGGGCCTGGCTGCGCGACTTCGACGAGCTGCTCGTGGGCCACGACCTGCAGGGCGTGCCCTACGGCCACTTCGGCGACGGCTGCGTGCACGTGCGCATCGACTTCGACTTCTCCGACCGCGACAGCGACCCCGACGCCGGGCGCCGCCGCTTCCGCGACTTCCTCACCGCCTGCGCCCACAAGCTGCGCGAGCACGGCGGCTCGCTCTCGGGCGAGCACGGCGACGGGCGCGCGCGCTCCGAGCTGCTGTCGGTGATGTACGACGAGGAGTCGCTGCGGCTCTTCGGCGCCGCCAAGGCCGTGTGCGACCCCGACGACCTGCTCAACCCCGGCGTGCTGGTCGACCCCGACCCGTTCGACGCGCACCTGCGCCCGGCCCGTCCCCGGCACGAGCCGCGCACCGTGCTCCGGCTGCTGCACGACGAGGGCTCGCTCGGTGCCGCGGTGCACCGCTGCACCGGCGTCGGCAAGTGCGTGGCCCCGCAGACCGCGGCGTCGACCGGGGTGATGTGCCCCTCGTGGCAGGCCACCCGCGACGAGAAGGACTCCACCCGCGGGCGGGCCCGCGTGCTCCAGGAGGCCCTCGACGGCGAGCTCGTGCAGGGTCTCGGCGACCCGGCCGTGGCCGAGGCGCTGGACCTCTGCCTGGCCTGCAAGGGCTGCGCCTCCGACTGCCCCACCGGCGTCGACATGGCCACCTACAAGGCCGAGGCGCTGCACCAGCGCCACGACGGCGAGGGCGCCACCGAGCGCCGTCCGCGCAGCCACCTGACCCTGGGCCGGCTGCCGATGTGGGCGCGCCTGGCCGCGCCGCTGGCGCCGGTGCTCAACCGCAGCCTCCGGCTGCGTCCGCTCGCGCGGCTGGCCAAGGCGACCGCCGGCATCGACCAGCGCCGCTCGATCCCCGGTTTCGCCCCGCGCACGCTGCGCCGCGACGCCGCCACCGCCCGCCTGCGCGACGTCAGCGCCGCCGATGCCCCCGACGTCTGGGTCTGGGCCGACTCCTTCACCGACCACTTCCTGCCCGGCTCGGGGCGCGCCGCGATCGAGGTCCTCGAGGCCGCCGGGCTGCGCGTCCGCGTCATCGACGAGCAGGCCTGCTGCGGCCTGACCTGGATCACCACCGGCCAGCTGACCCGGGCGCGCGAGATCGCCGCCCGCACCGCCGCGACCCTGGCGGCGTACGTCGCCACCGGCACGCCGGTCGTGGGGCTCGAGCCGTCGTGCCTGGCGACCCTGCGCAGCGACCTGGTCGAGCTCAGCGACGACCCCCGCGCGCAGCAGGTGGCCGACGGGGTGCTCACCTTCGCCGAGCTCGCCACCCGCCTCGACCTGCCGCTGCCCGACCTCGCGGGCGTCGAGATCGTCGCCCAGCCGCACTGCCACCAGCACGCCGTGCTCGGCTGGGACGTCGACCAGGCGCTGCTGGAGCGGGCCGGGGCCCGGGTCACCCGCGTCGCGGGCTGCTGCGGGCTGGCCGGCAACTTCGGCATGGAGAAGGGGCACTACGACGTCTCCGTCGCCGTCGCCGAGACCCACCTGCTGCCCGCGGTGCGCGCCCAACCCGACGCGGTGGTGCTGGCCGACGGGATGTCGTGCCGGGTCCAGCTCGACGACCTCGCGGGCGTCCCGACGATGCACCTGGCCGAGCTGTGGGCTTCTAGGCTGGGGCGATGA
- a CDS encoding hydroxyacid-oxoacid transhydrogenase: MTETVFTYAAPALKFGTGASAEIGHDLLGHGARRVLLVTDPGVAATGHPARIAEQVAARGIEVTTYDEVHVEPTDESMAHAIGFARDAGPFDAILAVGGGSSIDTAKAVNLLLTNPGELMDYINAPVGRAQAPTQRLLPLVAVPTTTGTGSESTTICVLDVLSLHVKTGISHPALRPTMAVVDPALTMGQPAMVTAAAGMDILCHALESYTAKWFGDFDAKTPEQRVPYCGANPIADLWSEKAMSLLATSFRAAVADGSDVVAREQMAMAATFAGLGFGNAGVHIPHANAYPIAGRVRDYRPAGYPQVEAMVPHGMAVTLTAPEAFRFTFEASPERHLAAARLLDPALGASASGPDVLPDVLARLMRDIAIPSGLAEIGYGDADVDGLVDGALKQQRLLATAPREVTPEDLAAIFRASMHHW; encoded by the coding sequence GTGACCGAGACCGTGTTCACCTACGCCGCGCCCGCGCTGAAGTTCGGCACCGGGGCCTCCGCCGAGATCGGGCACGATCTCCTGGGCCACGGCGCGCGCCGGGTCCTGCTCGTCACCGATCCCGGGGTCGCGGCCACCGGGCACCCCGCCCGCATCGCCGAGCAGGTGGCGGCGCGCGGCATCGAGGTGACGACGTACGACGAGGTGCACGTGGAGCCCACCGACGAGTCGATGGCGCACGCGATCGGGTTCGCCCGCGACGCCGGGCCCTTCGACGCGATCCTGGCGGTCGGCGGGGGGTCCTCGATCGACACCGCGAAGGCCGTCAACCTCCTGCTCACCAACCCGGGCGAGCTGATGGACTACATCAACGCGCCCGTCGGGCGGGCGCAGGCACCGACGCAGCGGCTGCTGCCGCTGGTCGCCGTGCCGACCACGACCGGCACCGGCTCGGAGAGCACCACCATCTGCGTGCTCGACGTGCTGTCCCTGCACGTGAAGACGGGGATCAGCCACCCGGCGCTGCGGCCGACGATGGCGGTGGTCGACCCCGCGCTGACCATGGGCCAGCCGGCGATGGTGACCGCCGCGGCGGGCATGGACATCCTGTGCCACGCGCTGGAGAGCTACACCGCGAAGTGGTTCGGCGACTTCGACGCCAAGACCCCCGAGCAGCGGGTGCCCTACTGCGGGGCCAACCCGATCGCCGACCTGTGGTCGGAGAAGGCGATGTCGCTGCTGGCCACGTCGTTCCGGGCCGCGGTCGCCGACGGCAGCGACGTGGTGGCCCGCGAGCAGATGGCGATGGCCGCCACCTTCGCCGGTCTCGGCTTCGGCAACGCCGGCGTGCACATCCCGCACGCGAACGCCTACCCGATCGCCGGCCGGGTGCGGGACTACCGGCCCGCGGGCTACCCGCAGGTCGAGGCGATGGTGCCGCACGGGATGGCGGTGACGCTGACCGCGCCCGAAGCCTTCCGCTTCACCTTCGAGGCCTCGCCCGAGCGGCACCTCGCCGCGGCGCGCCTGCTCGACCCCGCGCTCGGCGCCTCGGCGTCCGGTCCCGACGTGCTGCCCGACGTGCTGGCCCGGCTGATGCGTGACATCGCCATCCCCAGCGGACTCGCCGAGATCGGCTACGGCGACGCCGACGTCGACGGACTCGTCGACGGGGCGCTGAAGCAGCAGCGGCTGCTGGCGACGGCGCCCCGCGAGGTGACCCCCGAGGACCTGGCCGCGATCTTCCGCGCCTCCATGCACCACTGGTGA
- a CDS encoding glycoside hydrolase family 5 protein has translation MHRPTLRVVRRAGAAVALLVAAAAAAVVLPGVLADDEAATGAAPQPVVEGNRLVDQRTGRTWVPRGVNWSSMEYACAQGWGLSSLDAGGTDPMGTQAAAIASWGADTVRLPLNQDCWLGTRGAPVSDEYTERTPADYRAQVADFVDALNAHGLVVVLDLHSRKRIGVPEFGNLAMPDAESLAFWRSVAQEYADHPSVMFDAFNEPYSRYDAADRLVFDLTWECWRDGGCAAPAEDDRSATTGRTTYAAQGMQAVVDAIRDAGAEQPVLLSGLDYANDLSRWQEFRPDDDQLVAAFHSYDFKECGTRVCWDEVLAPLARTVPVLTSELGATDPLDGYVDDYLAWADDHGVGALFWVWADHAGDPMSLVRDRLGSPTAWGLLAQSWLGGEPSAASSD, from the coding sequence GTGCATCGACCGACCCTGCGCGTCGTCCGGCGGGCGGGCGCGGCCGTGGCGCTGCTCGTCGCCGCCGCTGCCGCCGCCGTCGTGCTGCCGGGCGTCCTCGCGGACGACGAGGCTGCCACCGGCGCTGCTCCGCAGCCCGTGGTCGAGGGCAACCGGCTCGTCGACCAACGCACCGGGAGGACCTGGGTCCCGCGCGGGGTGAACTGGAGCAGCATGGAGTACGCCTGTGCCCAGGGCTGGGGGCTGTCCTCGCTCGACGCCGGGGGCACCGACCCGATGGGCACGCAGGCGGCCGCCATCGCCTCGTGGGGTGCCGACACCGTCCGGCTGCCGCTCAACCAGGACTGCTGGCTGGGCACCCGCGGCGCCCCGGTCAGCGACGAGTACACCGAGCGCACCCCGGCCGACTACCGCGCCCAGGTGGCCGACTTCGTCGACGCCCTCAACGCCCACGGGCTGGTCGTCGTGCTCGACCTGCACAGCCGCAAGCGGATCGGCGTCCCCGAGTTCGGCAACCTCGCGATGCCCGACGCGGAGTCGCTGGCGTTCTGGCGCTCGGTGGCCCAGGAGTACGCCGACCACCCCTCCGTCATGTTCGACGCCTTCAACGAGCCCTACTCCCGCTACGACGCGGCCGACCGGCTGGTCTTCGACCTGACGTGGGAGTGCTGGCGCGACGGCGGCTGCGCCGCGCCGGCCGAGGACGACCGCAGCGCCACCACCGGCCGCACGACGTACGCCGCGCAGGGCATGCAGGCGGTCGTCGACGCGATCCGCGACGCCGGCGCCGAGCAGCCGGTGCTGCTCAGCGGACTCGACTACGCCAACGACCTCTCGCGCTGGCAGGAGTTCCGGCCCGACGACGACCAGCTGGTCGCGGCCTTCCACAGCTACGACTTCAAGGAGTGCGGCACCCGTGTCTGCTGGGACGAGGTCCTCGCGCCGCTCGCGCGCACGGTGCCGGTGCTGACCAGCGAGCTGGGAGCCACCGACCCGCTGGACGGCTACGTCGACGACTACCTCGCCTGGGCCGACGACCACGGGGTCGGCGCGCTGTTCTGGGTGTGGGCCGACCACGCCGGCGACCCGATGTCCCTGGTGCGCGACCGGCTCGGGAGCCCCACGGCGTGGGGCCTCCTCGCGCAGTCCTGGCTGGGCGGCGAGCCCTCCGCGGCCTCGTCCGACTAG
- a CDS encoding glycosyltransferase — MTTTGSTTRAAVRLTDGFDAELAQLLPEGICRTFRVLAYAVVDGQVLVAATDPDDPITEHVVVERVDAPVLLVRHTTNEIMAAIDLAHPPVDRDVESAETRRARTQMAQMLTRSGLVTTEQMQRAMLEYSRTGDPLGDILVAHESIDEDVLVAALSEIHQLQRVSLDDFEPDPDLARRLPEPLARTLQTVPIADSEGVLLVAVARPLAGPSLRDVETALGQPVRQLLANRTELDQLLQRVHSEHYADVATTHLMDNAPESSAHVVVSPTQKAVLVLTVVVTVLCGLLWPMRTLVALVGLASLLYLLVSVYKFRLTLRALGTHLETDITDEEIAALDERHLPVYTILVPLYKEAGIVARLVRDINALDYPRTRLDVKLLCEEDDVETVEMIRGMRLPPHFHLVVVPDAKPKTKPKACNYGLQLSTGSFCVIFDAEDRPDPDQLKKSVLAFERVPGNVVCIQAKLNYFNQDQNMLTAWFANEYSMHFELVLPAMGASESPIPLGGTSNHFITDVLRDLGAWDPFNVTEDADLGIRLHREGYRTAMIDSTTLEEANSQVPNWVRQRSRWIKGYMQTWLVHMRNPVALLSQTGLRGFLSFNLTMGSAFVLLMNPVFWALTTLYVLTQAGFIQQLFPGLVFYAASAMLFIGNFVFVYLNVAGSLQRGEFGLTRTALLSPLYWGLMSWAAWKGFIQLFTNPFYWEKTEHGLNEPTAGGH, encoded by the coding sequence ATGACGACGACCGGCTCGACCACCCGGGCGGCCGTGCGGCTCACCGACGGGTTCGACGCCGAGCTCGCACAGCTGCTGCCCGAAGGGATCTGCCGCACCTTCCGGGTCCTCGCCTACGCGGTCGTCGACGGTCAGGTGCTCGTCGCCGCCACGGATCCCGACGACCCGATCACCGAGCACGTCGTGGTCGAGCGCGTCGACGCCCCCGTCCTGCTGGTGCGGCACACGACAAACGAGATCATGGCGGCCATCGACCTGGCCCACCCCCCGGTCGACCGGGACGTCGAGAGCGCCGAGACCCGCCGGGCGCGCACCCAGATGGCCCAGATGCTCACGCGGAGCGGGCTGGTGACCACCGAGCAGATGCAGCGCGCGATGCTGGAGTACTCCCGCACCGGGGACCCCCTGGGCGACATCCTCGTGGCCCACGAGTCGATCGACGAGGACGTCCTGGTCGCGGCGCTGTCCGAGATCCACCAGCTGCAGCGGGTGTCCCTCGACGACTTCGAGCCCGATCCCGACCTGGCCCGCCGGCTGCCCGAGCCGCTGGCCCGCACGCTGCAGACCGTGCCGATCGCCGACTCCGAGGGCGTCCTGCTCGTGGCCGTCGCCCGCCCGCTCGCCGGCCCGTCGCTGCGCGACGTCGAGACGGCCCTCGGGCAGCCGGTGCGCCAGCTGCTGGCCAACCGCACCGAGCTCGACCAGCTGCTCCAGCGGGTGCACAGCGAGCACTACGCCGACGTCGCCACGACGCACCTGATGGACAACGCGCCGGAGTCCTCGGCCCACGTCGTGGTCTCGCCGACCCAGAAGGCCGTGCTGGTGCTGACGGTCGTCGTGACCGTCCTGTGCGGCCTGCTCTGGCCGATGAGGACCCTCGTCGCGCTGGTGGGCCTGGCGAGCCTGCTCTACCTGCTCGTCTCGGTCTACAAGTTCCGCCTCACGCTGCGGGCGCTGGGCACGCACCTGGAGACCGACATCACCGACGAGGAGATCGCGGCGCTCGACGAGCGGCACCTGCCCGTCTACACGATCCTGGTGCCGCTCTACAAGGAGGCCGGCATCGTCGCTCGGCTGGTGCGCGACATCAACGCCCTCGACTACCCCCGCACCCGCCTCGACGTGAAGCTGCTGTGCGAGGAGGACGACGTCGAGACCGTCGAGATGATCCGCGGGATGCGGCTGCCGCCGCACTTCCACCTCGTGGTCGTCCCTGACGCGAAGCCCAAGACCAAGCCGAAGGCCTGCAACTACGGTCTGCAGCTCTCGACCGGCAGCTTCTGCGTCATCTTCGACGCCGAGGACCGTCCCGACCCCGACCAGCTGAAGAAGTCGGTGCTGGCCTTCGAGCGGGTGCCCGGCAACGTCGTGTGCATCCAGGCGAAGCTCAACTACTTCAACCAGGACCAGAACATGCTCACGGCCTGGTTCGCCAACGAGTACTCCATGCACTTCGAGCTGGTGCTCCCGGCGATGGGCGCCTCCGAGTCGCCCATCCCCCTGGGCGGCACCTCCAACCACTTCATCACCGACGTGCTGCGCGACCTCGGCGCCTGGGACCCCTTCAACGTCACCGAGGACGCCGACCTCGGCATCCGGTTGCACCGCGAGGGCTACCGGACGGCGATGATCGACTCGACCACGCTCGAGGAGGCCAACTCCCAGGTCCCGAACTGGGTCCGCCAGCGCAGCCGCTGGATCAAGGGCTACATGCAGACCTGGCTGGTGCACATGCGCAACCCGGTCGCCCTGCTCAGCCAGACCGGTCTGCGCGGCTTCCTGTCGTTCAACCTCACGATGGGCAGCGCGTTCGTGCTGCTGATGAACCCGGTGTTCTGGGCCCTGACCACGCTGTACGTGCTGACCCAGGCCGGCTTCATCCAGCAGCTCTTCCCGGGGCTGGTGTTCTACGCCGCCAGCGCGATGCTCTTCATCGGCAACTTCGTCTTCGTCTACCTCAACGTCGCCGGCAGCCTGCAGCGCGGGGAGTTCGGCCTCACCCGGACCGCCCTGCTCTCCCCGCTCTACTGGGGCCTGATGAGCTGGGCGGCCTGGAAGGGCTTCATCCAGCTCTTCACCAACCCCTTCTACTGGGAGAAGACCGAGCACGGCCTCAACGAGCCGACGGCCGGGGGGCACTGA
- a CDS encoding PstS family phosphate ABC transporter substrate-binding protein has protein sequence MSTRRARALAATLVLAALGTAACSEEPRQDATDVVADAQARDYRDGQAEAQRVRQAQRALPSPTSGVVEIDGIDGALTAQQRLSYVRSGSATDVRTAHRGEDAAFASLCAGEVDVVDSTRTISAAELGACHAVGLDVVQLQVASDAVVVAIKNETDVGGDCLSTAQVREVYRAGSPVTAWSQVGTGYDDVPLAVAGPNRENNAFRFFGRTVLDAPDPSLINLRSDYRPFDTDQGSRLFVVGRERDEDLALQLRDRSRERDLVKSRLEEHWQVVNDAKAEVEVARAEVAKGERDQRPPAQQAADRARLVRAEQDLARKRELMLTLTDEKDGVVARYDAAAAARARVQRTRGHVGYFLFSYYELFEDQLRPFEITGTDGERSCIFPSQRTITSGEYPLSRRLLLTTTTRSMDRPEVADFLLHYLDGAGAAAVEAQLVALSHGDIEQQKDWVTGREAPDLVTADAQEAPEQAAPAPASGEPAR, from the coding sequence GTGAGCACCCGCCGGGCCCGCGCCCTCGCCGCCACCCTGGTGCTGGCCGCCCTCGGGACGGCCGCGTGCTCCGAGGAGCCGAGGCAGGACGCGACCGACGTGGTCGCCGACGCCCAGGCCCGCGACTACCGCGACGGTCAGGCCGAGGCGCAGCGGGTGCGTCAGGCGCAGCGCGCCCTGCCCTCCCCCACGTCGGGCGTCGTCGAGATCGATGGCATCGACGGAGCCCTCACCGCCCAGCAGCGTCTGTCCTACGTGCGCAGCGGGAGCGCCACCGACGTCCGGACCGCACACCGCGGCGAGGACGCGGCGTTCGCGTCGCTCTGCGCGGGCGAGGTCGATGTCGTCGACTCGACCCGCACGATCAGCGCCGCCGAGCTGGGAGCCTGCCACGCGGTGGGGCTGGACGTGGTCCAGCTCCAGGTCGCCTCCGACGCCGTGGTCGTGGCCATCAAGAACGAGACCGACGTGGGGGGCGACTGCCTCAGCACCGCCCAGGTGCGCGAGGTCTACCGCGCCGGCTCCCCCGTCACCGCCTGGTCCCAGGTCGGTACCGGCTACGACGACGTCCCCCTGGCGGTGGCCGGACCCAACCGCGAGAACAACGCGTTCCGGTTCTTCGGCCGCACCGTCCTCGACGCCCCGGACCCGTCGCTGATCAACCTGCGCTCGGACTACCGCCCCTTCGACACCGACCAGGGTTCCCGGCTCTTCGTCGTCGGGCGTGAGCGCGACGAGGACCTCGCGCTGCAGCTGCGCGACCGCTCGCGCGAGCGGGACCTGGTCAAGAGCCGGTTGGAGGAGCACTGGCAGGTCGTCAACGACGCCAAGGCCGAGGTGGAGGTCGCCCGCGCCGAGGTGGCCAAGGGCGAGCGCGACCAGCGTCCGCCGGCCCAGCAGGCCGCCGACCGCGCCCGCCTGGTGCGTGCCGAGCAGGACCTCGCGCGGAAGCGGGAGCTGATGCTCACGCTCACCGACGAGAAGGACGGCGTGGTCGCGCGCTACGACGCCGCGGCCGCCGCCCGCGCCCGGGTGCAGCGCACCCGCGGCCACGTCGGCTACTTCCTGTTCAGCTACTACGAGCTGTTCGAGGACCAGCTGCGTCCCTTCGAGATCACCGGCACCGACGGCGAGCGCAGCTGCATCTTCCCCTCGCAGCGCACCATCACCAGCGGCGAGTACCCGCTCTCCCGTCGGCTCCTGCTGACCACCACCACGCGGTCGATGGACCGCCCCGAGGTCGCGGACTTCCTCCTGCACTACCTCGACGGGGCGGGCGCCGCCGCCGTCGAGGCGCAGCTCGTCGCCCTGTCGCACGGCGACATCGAGCAGCAGAAGGACTGGGTCACCGGACGCGAGGCGCCCGACCTCGTCACCGCCGACGCGCAGGAGGCGCCCGAGCAGGCCGCACCCGCTCCGGCGTCCGGGGAGCCGGCCCGATGA